A window of the Tenebrio molitor chromosome 1, icTenMoli1.1, whole genome shotgun sequence genome harbors these coding sequences:
- the LOC138134639 gene encoding odorant receptor Or1-like: MSQEKFNWQSTIKTNILMLKFVGLWPKNDEVYDGNLYSLYAMLSMNLLLNCHTFFQLVNIFHVYSHFEAFISSLVATSSEFVAMIKGICFMKNMKVMKDMMVQLRSVEMAPKTEHERNLIKTNLNLWRLMYYAFSSSCCMAITFWLSFPVLDGTVHQYRLPFTAWYPFDVQKSPVYYLTYLYQAVSISFLGVTHVNIDMFVNAVMVFIGCQCDILCHRLTHIASDNFNNNLIECIQYHKKIICLADRCNEFLKMMIVGQFFTSLASLALAMFELTVVDPRSSECFSLLFYVSTVTVQIFIYCWFGNEVEVKVRIKEI; this comes from the exons ATGAGTCAAGAAAAATTCAATTGGCAATCTACGATCAAGACAAACATTTTGATGCTAAAATTTGTGGGGTTGTGGCCCAAAAACGACGAAGTCTACGACGGAAACTTGTACTCCTTGTATGCAATGCTCTCGATGAATTTGTTACTCAACTGTCACACTTTTTTCCAATTGGTAAACATTTTTCATGTGTATTCACATTTTGAGGCTTTTATTTCGTCGTTGGTTGCCACGTCGTCCGAATTCGTGGCGATGATCAAAGGCATCTGTTTTATGAAAAACATGAAAGTCATGAAGGACATGATGGTGCAATTGAGGAGCGTAGAAATGGCCCCGAAGACAGAGCATGAAAGAAACTTGATAAAAACGAATTTGAATCTGTGGAGATTGATGTATTATGCATTTTCTTCGTCGTGTTGCATGGCCATAACTTTCTGGTTAAGCTTTCCGGTCTTGGATGGGACGGTGCACCAATACAGACTACCCTTCACTGCTTGGTATCCCTTTGACgtacaaaaatcaccagtttATTACCTGACTTATCTCTATCAAGCTGTCAGTATTTCTTTCTTGGGAGTGACACATGTCAATATCGACATGTTTGTGAATGCTGTGATGGTTTTCATTGGGTGTCAATGTGACATTTTATGCCACCGCTTGACACATATCGCAAGTGACAATTTCAACAACAACTTGATCGAATGTATCCAAtaccataaaaaaatcatatg TTTGGCCGACCGTTGTAACgagtttttgaaaatgatGATCGTGGGACAATTTTTTACGAGTTTGGCGTCACTGGCACTGGCAATGTTCGAATTGACAGTG GTTGATCCAAGAAGTAGTGAATGTTTTTCGCTTTTGTTTTACGTGTCAACCGTTACCGTACAAATTTTTATCTACTGTTGGTTTGGGAACGAGGTGGAAGTAAAGGTGAGaataaaagaaatataa